The genomic DNA CCATATGCTGGAGCTTCTTTAAAGcaatatattagattttttttatttatttttttacatttttttttattaaaaatagattttttttggtTTTTCCTACAAAGGGAAGTCTATTCTTTCTCCTTTTCCAGACATGAATTTACAGTGGGAATATACAGGGATCCTTCAAGCCAAAGGAGATGGTGTATGGGGCGATGCTGCGTTCCTTGCGAGCTTTGATCTAGCAGGGAGAGAAGCTTACCAGGTGAGCCGCGCGCTAACCCTATGTAACCAGCCATGTGTGTTTGCAGGGATGCATGCCAACATCATTCCCGGGCACAGATGCTGTGATTGGTACCGGAGTGCTATTTCATACTACAGTACAAAAATGCCTTTCGCTTCTATTGCATTTCATTAGTGTTGTTTTATGtattatattttattctttttttattattattttttatcattTTGGTTTTTTAAAACTTGATTAtcttgatgattttttttatttttttaattaaaattattaatatatatatatattttttttttgtaaattttaaatCCGGCTGCTCTGTAAGATCCGGACGGAGAGATGGGTGAGACACAAATATGGAATCCTAGAATAACGGAGGTGGGGGGGTGGGGGaaagatgaaaaaaaatatatggcGCCACCCTGTTTATTTTTAGACTCCTGAAAAGGCGTTTCAGAATTCGCTTGAAATGGGTTAATCTGGAAGGCCGTGAAAAGCCTGATTACAATGCGTTCAAGCAACTAGCTCATACTTGCCTGGGATAGTGTATCTTATTTTGAGAGGCgatttttaattttatatatatatatatatatatatatatatatatatataggctgttTAGATatagacatacatatatatatatatgtatatatatatatatatatatatatatatatatgtatatatatatatatatatatatatatatatatgaagatatATGAATATAGATATAGACACATATGTATATCTATTGATgtggatatctatatatatatatatatatatatatataatatatatttatatatatatatatataataaataaataaatatatgtatctctactttttttttttttttaaatgagcaaAAATATTGTTACTAACAATATGTAAAAATAATACTTcagaagtattattattattattattgataatataaaaataataccaaagaataaccatagaaaaataatagaaaagataatctaatacaaaaataaaacagaaaatataataatataaaaagaattgaaaagataaaataataggataaaaataataataacaaaaaaataaaaaagtgaggtTGAaagtaaaataatataaaataatattaaagaaagtattaataaaaaattgaaaatataataataatagaaaaataatagaaaagaTAGAATAATATAAAAAGAAAATATGACAACAATATAAAAATATTAGAAAAGATAAAATAATAGAAAAATAAgacataaaaattataaaaaaaagtaataatataaaatataaaacatattaatataataataaaattatatgcAGGGAAATTCCTTTCCTGGCTTTATCATACAGTCTAAATAACATGATATTAATGTGTCACCAGGGAGACGGACAGGGCTCGTTTAGATGCATAATTACCCATACACACTAATTAAACCCTACCAGCCCACCCCTTGTGTTTATTTGCTAAGCTCTGCAGCATATTGCTGCTCATGAAACAAGGGATAATTCTGTGATGTAGCTACAAATATAACCTccccaggaaaaaaaaatccaaattcccAGGGAATAAGGGAGCAGATGGTCATAATTTTTAATTATCCCCACtttgaaaataataaaataatataataacccaAATGAATATAATTAATTTATAGCGGCCTTGTTCACTTTCCCAGcccgtgcaagaaaaaaaaaaggagcaagGATTTGCATAACACAGTGGTATAAAGTATGATCTGAATTGGTAATATGATGGCGTTCGAGTGGTTACACTCCTGTTCTTTGTAAGCGATAGCAATATCAAAACACCCCCTTGCACAGTGAGCGGCGGCTCTCTGTAGCCTGATGCGCGCGCGCGCAGTCATCGGTTCCAGCTTTcaactcataaaatatatataaaggGATTTATACAAAGAAAAAATGGAACGAGGTGATGGCTAATCAACAGCAATCATGTTCCATAGACGATAATATAATATCATTGAAGTTGATTGCAGGCGCTCGCTGGCTGGTTGGCCACTGCAGGAGCAAGGTTACTATGGTCTATGAAAGACGTCAAGCTCCACCTTTATTAAAGAATGCTTAAATAGCAATTCCATGTATAGTAATATTATCGGAAATAAACTGATAGGCCACCGTAATGACCCCTATGATGAGCAGAGGCATTGTTATAATGCTTGGATTTGGGCTTAAGTGCCTAAAGGGGACACTAAAGTGTCTCAATTGCCTCAAAACCTATATTTGAACATGTGACAAAGCTCTTCCAATTGGCTTAACTGGGGACTCACCAAAAATATACTACTGGGGTCCATGTACAAGACACCGATTCTGGAAAGGCACCTTAAGTTCCTATAAGTTCTTAATACAGATCTGTTAGAACTCCATTTGCCACCATATTGTGAACCACAATGCTTTTAGGCCTGTAAAAGGGCCAATATTCGTCTACTCCAGATCCTTGGGCTTGGACCCCCAATTACATTCCTTAGATATGAAGCGGTGGTATTAAGCAAGTTCGACTTAAAATGCTACTCATGAACCTTTATGTTGTTTACAATCCAATATTATCAGGCTTTTTTAACAACTGAGGGGGGGATGCATAGCAGAGATTAATATAGGGACCTTCCCACCAATGGTGCTAGTAAACAACTAAAGTCCAAGCTACCCTAGAGGACTCAGTGTTTGTCTGCCCCTATGTTCTTTCCATAATCCTTTCTTGTAGGAATTTTGGTGAGGGGTTTAGCCAAGGAGGCTCATATCAAAATACAAAACCATGTAATTACTGTACAACCCATGAAAAGAGGCAACCCAGACCAGGTGGGTCAATGTTCAGGGGTGTGAAGAATATGTGTGTTTAGGCTCACCTGCTGAGATGGATCCTTCAAGGCCAAGCTCCGGGTGGGCACATGGTGCATAGGTATCGGTGCAGCAAAGGTACTGGAGACTGCAGACTGATAGGAGGCTGGGAACAGGTAGCAGTAGACTGCAGACAAGTAGCAGAGGTCCTGTCCTGGAGACGGCAGACTGGTAGCtgaggtcctggagaccacagacaggtagcagagctaAAGAAAGCCTGAGGTATAGAAGAGAGGTCGTGGAGACCACAGACCGGTAGCAGAGGTACCGGAAACCGCAGCCAGACagatgtcctggagaccacagatagGTAACAGAAGGAATAGAAGCGTCAGGCACAAAAAAGACATCctagagaccacagacaggtagcataggtactggaagccacaggcaggtaGGAGATATCCTAGGGATAACAGACAGGTATCAGAAGTAATGGAAGCCTCAGACATGTAAGAGTCGTCCAAAAACTGCAGACAGGTAACAGAAGTCCTGGAGATCGCAAGCAGACAGTAGTCAGGACCAAAAAAGTCATAATACCAAGACACACGTGTGTGCCTTATATTGGCGCAGGCAGACAATCCCATGGGAGCACTCTGAACCACAAGCAAAGCCCAACGTGGAGCACAACTAAGTCCAGTGGACCAAGATGAAGCAAAGCTGGATCCGGGACAGGTGTGTTACAATGTGCAGTGATCTCCTCCCCATAGATCCTTGTGAAAAGAAGATAGGGGCCAACAAACGCCAAGTGCTCCTGTACCAGCTAACGGCTGTATAGTGATAACCAGCACCACAAGGGGGTACCTATTTTAATCTCTGTAACACTATGGAGAGAAAACCTGAGCTGGGCTGACTCTCTACGGACCTTTTTGCAGTCACTTTGTCTTCCTCTGTAGTGTTTATGTTGTCGGATGAGAAGACTGCTTGGTCTTCCCTTTTGAGATACTCATAACTGTTAACTAACAAAAAAGATGAGGAACCTTGACTTCATTTTTTTTGCCAGCCATCAATGGAGGGGTCATGTAGCGGTCCTGCTTCATAGTAGTCCAAAACATGAAGAAACTGAAAAGTATATCTGAACAAGGTTAGTTCCATTCTAGATATATAGGTGGTCTTCAGGACTAGGGGTTGTGACAGGAAGGAGAAGGGTAATCTTTATATGATTGATCATGCTTGATCCATGATGGCTGGGTGAGGATGCTTGTCTGAATGAGAGCAAGTTTTGCTTAAGACAGATCGCATTGATCTTCTGCGGATCAATAAGATACATTGCATGGATTTACATCTATTCAGGAGCCAACAGACAATTGATCCATTACATTTGATTAAATAAGCTCATGGAGTATCACTGTTTTCATGGAAACATATGTCCCTTGTAGTGGATTGGTGTTACGGATGATCTTTAGTATAAGCCTAACCTACAATATCTCTTTTATTTGCCACCAGATAGTAACATTGTCATCGGCTTTAAATATGAAGAGGTGGTCTCTTTTATACAACCCCATGGGATAAGCTATCATCCAGCATATTGAGCTAGAAGAAATAGTCCATTTTACGAACTAAAGTTGTGAAGACCTCATCTAGCATGGGTTTCGGTTCTGATGATCAGTATTCAGTAATTTTGATGAATTCCCCAAAATAGTTTTTTTTCTCCTACGGGGGCAGTGCATGGAAAAGGCGCTATTGACAATGGAACCTTTGCTCCAACTAGCTTTGATGGTAGAGAAATCACAAAATAAATTCAATGTTGACTAAGGCTGCATGAAGAATGAAGGGATTGGATATATTGAAATCCACCCcctatagcttagtaaaaaagaaaTTGTCAGATTCATCTTAAATCACTACTGAAGGAATGATTGTGTCGAGAGTAGTGAAACATTGAGGCTAAAAAAATAAGTAATTATGGAGTCCCTTTACCCAGGGGCACAATATAGCAAAAAATGCATTTGTCATACTTCTCCTCCAGGCAATCCTTGGCCATTCATCTTGCTAGATCATCTTTAATTATTTGAGGTATGCCTCATCGGGAACCCCCTTTAATTTCCTACAGACTAAAGCCATATCCAGAGCTGGAGGAAAGCACTCTGTTATGAGCCACCTAAAAAGCCTAGGCCGCATATTCTCCAAAATTCTTCCCTCTAGATGAGATGCGGTCCTATAGCTGTGCCATACTACTTCAACAAGTGGCCACATTGCCACCAAGAGTGGCTGCCATGTGGCCATCTACTTGTAGGGGAGGTGGGGTCCATTGTCTAAAAGATTTGTTTCCCCTTCAACACTCTTGATAATCTTATCGTGGCATTTGTAGTAAAGCAAGTGGCTTGGGCCCGGGTAGTCTGATGAAGCCACAGCATGGGTATATGGGGAGAATTGCAGTATCACGCACTGCTCTGGCTGGTAATCATTAAGATTGTATTTTTCTTTTGGAACTGATACTGCGGTTACATAATTTCTGTTATACAGAAAACAAACAACTCGTGACTCCGGTATCTGGCACTTGAAAAAGTGTGACATTTCTAACACAAGGTTCCAAAATCTCTAAAGGTTTTAGAATTATTTTGTAAATACAACTTTTTGTGAAAATAATCTCCATCATTTACATAGAATCTCACTAATGATGCTTCAGTATGCCATTACAGAATAATTCTCAGGGTCCTATTTCCAAGACCACCCCATCCTAAAAATTAAGGAGCCACAGTGTTGTGTCACTTAATGGTTTTTCCGTTGCATAGGGGCATCCATACTCACCCATTGAAGTGTGCCTCCATTCATGAGGATGAAAGTGGCTGTAGGCCTCTGCACAACCAGATGGCCAAGAAGCCTCTGGGACCTCCATCAATCCTGACAATGGACCATAAAGCTTCTTCAGTGCTATGACCCGTTcatagattttttttctgcactgtGTCACCCCAGCGACCCGACTGCAGACAACTGGCTAGACTGCCCCTATGCAGAAGAAAAGGATCAATGGTGCCCCCAGTAGTTTGACCCCCAATAATCATTGAGTGGTGACTACTAAAATACTCGGACCCCTTTAAGAATCAATAAATTAATCAATAAATTAATGCACACTCAGGCTAACACAATGGTGGTCAAAGAAGTTTTCGATCTCTCGTGGTTCACTACTTCTTTTTTTATAGAACCTACTGCCTAATTTCTTAGTGGGCAGGCAGGGTTGAGGTCTGACATCCTAGTACTTTTTGACAATAGCTCAAGAAGAAATGTCCTTTCATTGAAGGCTTTTGACCCATGTGCAGAAGCTAAAACCTCTCCAACCAACCCAACGTTGTCTCCACTAAGTAGTTGGGGGTTGGCAATGAGCATTCAAGATATTGGGAGGATTTCTAGCTTAACAATCTTTTGTAACTGTCCATATGATCCTAAACCAGTCCCGGTGACGAGTTCCCCAATATGACCTAGAAATGTGTCCGCTCAGACATTTGGCTTAGGTATTACTTGGAATTTTTATTCCTAAGGTGAAAAGTGAACCTGATAGATATTATGGGACCTGTGTATTAGACCCTAGTAACTCTGGTAAGAATTCAGAACCTTTTGGACCATTTGAGGAATATAAAAGCTTAGAGGCTTCCTCAAACATCTTGTAGGTCTAGTGGTTAAATCATGGCTGGTCTTGTTCTCATCAGTAAATAAAAAATAAGGTAAGGCCAAAGGAATATAACATAGTCAAGCTAAGAGAGCTGGTTTATTGTCTTCTTTTAAGCTTTTATAATCTCATTGAGAAGACATCTCCAGTGACTGTTATAAGTAATGTCTTCCGATCGATGTAATTTAATGATAGTCTTCCAGTTTTTCCTGTTTCATTCACATGGGGCAATCATAAACTGAAATAAAACATGCAAATTCCCTTCTGGATTTCACCAATCAATTATACCGAGTCTATTCAATTACTAGAACTGGCCTTGTGTTCTCCGGAGAATAAAATCGCTTTGCAGATCCGCCTTGGAGAGTTTATTGCATCTCTCATGGGCTCTTACAAAATTGGCCATTCCTCCACCCTATAACCATTATTGCGCCATATAAACATAAATAGTGCATATTTCCAACTGTGTGTAGCAGGTTATTATATAGTAATCGGGGCGGATTTATAAGTTAGTATTAATGTCAGTGCCTATAAACTTTCTAATATACTGTACCAAAGCCACCAATTCCTTCTTCCTACATCCAAGTACTCCCTTGCGAGTGCTCAAAAGTGGAAAATTCATGTAGATGTGTTTGTGCTCTTCTTCTCTACTACTTATGAGCATCACATAAGTCAAGATGAAGGAGGACCAAGAAGGAATAGTGGGGATTTTGCACCCTTTCCCGTTTTCTTTGCATAGTAGCATAGAACTTATTCTCTAATACTCTAATTTGGAAGGAAATATCCAATGTGACAATCTTTATAAACCATAAAAGATCACAAAGTAATATATAAAAATGTGAATAACAATATAATTTTTTTGTGTagatatttttcacatttttttaagacATGTTCCAaatttttcactttatttttattttctttctaggAAAAATATCTGCCTGGGGAAAGTGTACTTTCAAAACAACATTGTGCTCCTTTCTTAGCTTAGCAGATACTCCATCTGTTCCTGGACCACATTACCAATGAGAGACTCCACCATGTTGCATACTGAGGGCAGTGCCTTACTAAAGGCGGTGTGGCAGGGGAAATTCAGACTGACGCGCCTTTTGCTGGAAGGAGGTGCTTACATCAATGAGGGCAATGCCCAGGGTGAAACCCCTTTGATGGCAGCCTGCTTAGCCAAATATGATGACCCCCAAAATAAGTCCCGAATGGTAAAATACCTTCTGGAAAATGGGGCTGACCCAAACATGCCTGACAAGATGGGTAAAACTGCTTTAATGCATGCTTGCTGCAATCTGACCGGAGCAAGCGTTGTCGCGGTTTTGCTTGAACATGGTTCAGACCCCAGCATTAAAGACTACTCAGGCACATCTGCTCTTATGTATGCTCTTAATAAAGGTGACCGAGAAACCTTAAGGGTCCTCTTGGATGCTTGTAAAGCTAGAGGCAAAGAGGTAATCATCATAACCACGGATACTTCTCCATCTGGGACCAAAAAAACCAAGCAGTATCTCAACTCTCCCCCATCTCCAGGAGTTGACGAAAAGCAATCTCCATCAGTATGTATGTCTCCCTCCGACATTGATTTAAAAACATCCCTCTCCCCAGCAAGCGAGAAAGAAGAAGCACGGGATGTGTTTAACTTCAATATGGGAACCAGGCTGACGTGCCCTACATCAAGCAAACTAGAAATTAAAACCTCCGATCACATACCCAATAAAGGAAGGATGGTGAACAAAAAGCAACTCAAGAGGCTAAACTCTGAACCTTGGGGTTTAGTAGCCCCTTCCGTCTTGGCTGCTTCCCATCTGGTGGCCCCTGCTGCTAAGCCTACTGTTGAAGAATCTGAAGAAACTATCATTACAGAAATAAATAACTTGTCCATTACCAAGAGACCATTATTGTCTAGACGTCACAGCATAGAGGGTCAAGATTCATCTTGCTTTAAAACCGAAGAGCAGTCGTCTGAAGAAGATCCCTCAGGACCAGACTCTTTATGGGCTGATAAGGTTCACTTAAGCCACCTACATCAGCCACTATCGAGGCGCAATACAGCACCTGAGGCTCAGGAAACATCTAATGCCACATTGGCTCCTACCATTGGAGCTAACTTACGAGGAGTTCCACATCATAAATTGACACGTATGGACCACTATGAATCAGATTCCCATCTCTGCCCTGATTCCATTCCCGGTTCTCCAGACTCTGGGCGTGTGTCTTTAGAACGGAGAAAATACAATGCTTCTCCTCTAACACTTTTTACCAGTTCCTCTCGAGAATCTTTAGAGAGTATTCCGAGCGCTGTCTCTCCTATGACTGTCCGTCGTAGAACCCCAGGTCTTCTCGAAAGGAGAGGATCTGGGACTCTTCTTCTAGATCACATATCTCATACCCGACCAGGATTCTTACCGCCGCTGAACGTTAACCTTAACCCTCCGATTCCTGATATCAGATCTAACGGCAAAGCTCCCTCACCGGTTCACGGCAGCCAGAAAACACTGATTCCAGTGGCCCCAAGTTCTCCGAAACACTTTGACGCCAAAGCCAAAAAGAAACTCATAAGGAGACATTCTATGCAAACAGAACAGATCAAACAGCTCGCCAGTTTTCAGAATCTCTTTACTCAAAATGAATCCGATAATTAAAGAATCAAGAATCAACCGATACAGTTCTAACCTGAAGAAAATGGATCAGAAGTAAATATGTaaatctcctcactcctcaaaggACTTTACAACATTTTGGAGGCTCACCGTTGTATCTACAATAAATAAACAGGAAGTCGCTTCCATCATGATCACCTTTTTCCTGATTGCTTTGGTTCTCATGAGCTTTATAAAGTTTTTGCATTTACCAGTGGAAATATGGGTAGATCTCAGAAATGTAGCATTTTAAAATTTAACCATTTGGGTGTCCTTTTAAATGAAAAATATGACATTCATATTTCATTGGATCAGCAAATAATTTGGCTCTGAAGTTATGTAATTCTAGTTATCGAaacctgcaaaaaataaaaaattaaaaaaaataaaaaaaatccagaaactcAAACTCTTCTTTTCCTGTGACTTTTAGGTACTGGAAAATaccatcattgaaaaaaaaaattgtaaaattctAAATGTATGTTTTATATAAAATAtgtaagaaaaaaagcaaaaaaaatcaaTTGTAAAATAATACAACCTGAAATAGTCATGTGGTTAATAATTATGATTATTTCCAGGATTTCAAACAGGGTGATTCAGGATGTTGAGATACCTGCTTTTATGTGTTGACCAGATGGCGCTCTATCTTAAATCTAAACCTTATCTAATATCGCCATCTACTGGTAAACTAGACAGCAGGTTTTACTGTatttttttgttatacacattttgtATATAGTCAGCATTGTTCAAAGTTTGGTCTGCCGGAGCACTTACATAGGACAAAATGTTTATCTTTGTAAATATTCTGATGATTGAATGTATAATAGAGGATTTTTTTGCTATTAATACTCCAAAAAGAGCTTTAGACTGGTGAAAATATTACCAGTAAAGCACACATAGATTTAATAACAATAATAGATGTATAACAAATAATGTATGAATGTGATGAAGATACATTTTATTTTGAAGAAAACAGGAAATAATTCTAATGCAGAGGGGAATCAACCTCTTGTTGATCTTATGGTATCTTACAGCACTTTGCCCTGTCTACTCATGTATAaatacaaatatataaatatatctatatagcTATATCTAGAATGCTAGAGATTAGGGACACACAGATGTGGTTGTGTACACACATATTTAACTACATCTACGCACACATATATGCACATGTGTATGATGAAAACCCTTAAAGCAATGTTGTCTATTGTTTTTGTTCTATACGGCACAGGCCTGATTGTGGTACCCATTACTGttcccaaaaaatgaaaatttctGTAGACACTATTTGTAACATAATtcacactttattttattttatcc from Anomaloglossus baeobatrachus isolate aAnoBae1 chromosome 12, aAnoBae1.hap1, whole genome shotgun sequence includes the following:
- the ANKRD34A gene encoding ankyrin repeat domain-containing protein 34A — translated: MRDSTMLHTEGSALLKAVWQGKFRLTRLLLEGGAYINEGNAQGETPLMAACLAKYDDPQNKSRMVKYLLENGADPNMPDKMGKTALMHACCNLTGASVVAVLLEHGSDPSIKDYSGTSALMYALNKGDRETLRVLLDACKARGKEVIIITTDTSPSGTKKTKQYLNSPPSPGVDEKQSPSVCMSPSDIDLKTSLSPASEKEEARDVFNFNMGTRLTCPTSSKLEIKTSDHIPNKGRMVNKKQLKRLNSEPWGLVAPSVLAASHLVAPAAKPTVEESEETIITEINNLSITKRPLLSRRHSIEGQDSSCFKTEEQSSEEDPSGPDSLWADKVHLSHLHQPLSRRNTAPEAQETSNATLAPTIGANLRGVPHHKLTRMDHYESDSHLCPDSIPGSPDSGRVSLERRKYNASPLTLFTSSSRESLESIPSAVSPMTVRRRTPGLLERRGSGTLLLDHISHTRPGFLPPLNVNLNPPIPDIRSNGKAPSPVHGSQKTLIPVAPSSPKHFDAKAKKKLIRRHSMQTEQIKQLASFQNLFTQNESDN